A DNA window from Chitinibacter fontanus contains the following coding sequences:
- the rpsT gene encoding 30S ribosomal protein S20: MANTAQARKRARQATAAREHNGAQRSEFRTAVKKVLKAIAAGDKAAAATVYQQAVSTIDRIADKKIYHKNKAARHKSRLAAAIKAMA; the protein is encoded by the coding sequence GCAAATACAGCACAAGCACGCAAACGCGCTCGTCAAGCTACCGCAGCACGTGAACACAATGGCGCTCAGCGTTCAGAGTTCCGCACTGCAGTTAAAAAGGTACTGAAAGCGATCGCTGCTGGCGATAAAGCTGCTGCAGCTACTGTTTACCAGCAAGCGGTTAGCACTATCGATCGTATCGCTGACAAAAAGATTTACCACAAAAACAAAGCTGCTCGTCATAAGAGCCGCCTGGCTGCTGCTATCAAAGCAATGGCTTAA
- a CDS encoding GGDEF domain-containing response regulator, translating to MSDSTELANRPKVLVVDDSRIVRATIKKHLSEFYDLIEEADGEAGWRRLMSDDSISLLLSDLTMPELDGLGLLARVRASGEARLNFLPVIIISGEEDEATKLRCVECGANDFVTKSTDRTEMLARVKANLELAETRRELAESRSVQIQTSTTDAVTGVGSPHLLNLQLEQALAFALRHNSEVTVMLLEINHGQTLQHKLGDRVHGQLLGLLAKLLEAKLRKEDTLARLNDSMFAVVSPATPLIEARVVAERLRQTIANARVNFRSEQLRVTASIAVANSWHDDVHSAERMMSILQDRLYANPMSNHVFMTDPATTQTPTPLISEALVMLHKGGVEELRPHLKALLHNLKPLLQLADEELDLGWDLSVLD from the coding sequence ATGAGCGACAGCACTGAATTAGCAAATCGACCTAAAGTTTTAGTGGTGGATGATTCGCGCATTGTGCGTGCCACGATTAAAAAGCATTTGTCCGAATTTTATGATTTGATCGAAGAGGCTGATGGCGAGGCGGGCTGGCGGCGTCTGATGAGCGATGATTCGATTAGTTTATTGCTATCAGACTTAACCATGCCTGAGCTCGATGGCCTGGGTTTATTGGCGCGAGTACGTGCTTCGGGTGAAGCTAGGCTCAATTTCCTGCCTGTGATTATTATTTCCGGTGAAGAAGACGAAGCCACCAAACTGCGCTGTGTTGAATGCGGCGCGAATGATTTTGTCACCAAATCCACCGATCGTACCGAAATGTTGGCGCGGGTCAAAGCGAATCTAGAGCTGGCTGAGACACGCCGTGAATTGGCCGAGTCACGTTCAGTGCAAATTCAAACGTCAACCACTGATGCTGTTACCGGCGTAGGCAGCCCGCATTTACTCAATTTACAACTTGAACAGGCGCTGGCCTTTGCGTTGCGACACAATAGCGAAGTAACGGTTATGCTGTTGGAAATCAACCACGGGCAAACCTTGCAACACAAATTGGGCGATCGGGTTCATGGGCAATTGCTGGGTTTATTGGCTAAATTGCTCGAAGCCAAATTGCGCAAAGAGGATACGCTGGCCCGGCTAAATGATTCGATGTTTGCGGTCGTTTCGCCGGCTACGCCACTGATTGAGGCTCGTGTGGTGGCAGAGCGTTTACGTCAAACGATCGCTAACGCACGGGTTAATTTTCGCAGTGAACAGCTGCGCGTCACCGCCTCGATTGCGGTGGCCAATTCCTGGCATGATGATGTGCATTCTGCCGAGCGCATGATGTCGATTCTGCAGGATCGCTTGTACGCCAATCCGATGAGCAATCATGTGTTTATGACCGATCCGGCTACGACCCAAACACCAACGCCGCTTATTTCCGAAGCGCTGGTGATGTTGCACAAAGGCGGAGTTGAGGAGCTACGGCCACATCTGAAGGCCTTGTTGCATAATCTGAAACCGCTACTGCAATTGGCCGATGAAGAGCTTGATCTTGGCTGGGATTTATCTGTGTTGGATTGA
- a CDS encoding GGDEF domain-containing protein — protein sequence MPPSSHIEQLYPQVLNIIQESKLSPLFQPIAALKEGQPYGFEGLIRGPADHPLHAPLQLFQAAERCGLLAELDIACRKIIIQAFANSGLPGHLFLNVCPTSFTQPSFRPGATLEYLKSVGLTPQRIVIELTETQAITDYGLLADAIRHYRLMGFKIALDDLGEGFSGLRLWSELRPDFVKIDKYFINGIHLDAQKRQFVRSIQQIALNTHTRVIAEGIENTAELDTVRRIGIQYAQGYLLGRPARQPATQLDIPPLERSYNAQPLHATAMSLLQEVRPLSPNDSHDDVWQRFNAQPDLNAIPVVDNERPIGLIKRNAMLELLARPFSRELYGARSCALHMDQEPLIVEQSISLTELARLMTACERRQLDDGFIITEQGCYLGIGTGREFIRTMTELQLNAARHANPLTGLPGNVPIQEAMSQLLAEQEDFTVVYADLDYFKPYNDIYGYARGDELLKCLGQLLQNHFDPACDFVGHVGGDDFILVLRSSDWQQRCEQLLAEFQQEIRHFFNPDDIAAGSYLAPNRQGELQRHPLVSLSLGAAQIIAKWYESHHEVASIASTAKSMAKRENGNALFIERRQQKPNDLHTLGRYNAKEQNQISL from the coding sequence ATGCCACCCTCAAGTCATATCGAGCAATTGTATCCCCAAGTGCTAAATATCATTCAGGAGTCGAAACTGAGCCCCTTATTTCAGCCGATCGCTGCGCTGAAAGAAGGCCAGCCCTACGGCTTCGAAGGCTTGATTCGTGGCCCGGCAGATCACCCGCTGCATGCACCATTACAACTATTTCAAGCGGCAGAGCGCTGTGGCTTATTGGCTGAGCTCGATATCGCCTGCCGCAAGATCATTATTCAGGCCTTTGCCAACAGTGGGCTGCCCGGGCATTTGTTTTTGAATGTTTGCCCGACGAGCTTTACCCAGCCCAGCTTTCGGCCGGGGGCGACCTTGGAATACCTCAAATCCGTCGGGCTTACGCCGCAGCGCATTGTAATCGAGCTGACCGAAACACAAGCCATTACCGATTACGGGCTACTGGCCGATGCGATTCGGCATTACCGTCTGATGGGCTTTAAAATTGCACTGGATGATTTGGGCGAGGGTTTTTCCGGGCTGCGTTTGTGGTCCGAGTTACGCCCTGATTTTGTCAAAATTGATAAATACTTTATCAATGGCATTCATTTGGATGCGCAAAAGCGCCAGTTTGTGCGCTCAATTCAACAAATTGCGCTCAATACGCACACGCGAGTGATTGCCGAAGGCATTGAAAATACCGCCGAGCTCGATACTGTGCGCCGTATTGGCATTCAATATGCCCAAGGCTATCTGCTTGGACGCCCCGCGCGTCAACCGGCGACCCAGCTTGATATTCCACCACTGGAGCGCAGTTACAATGCGCAACCACTGCACGCAACTGCGATGTCTTTGCTGCAAGAAGTACGCCCGCTGTCGCCCAATGATTCCCACGACGATGTATGGCAACGCTTTAATGCGCAGCCCGACCTTAACGCCATCCCCGTGGTAGATAATGAACGGCCGATAGGTCTGATTAAACGCAATGCCATGCTTGAATTACTGGCTCGTCCATTTAGCCGTGAGCTATATGGTGCGCGTAGCTGCGCGCTTCACATGGATCAGGAGCCACTGATCGTCGAACAATCCATCAGTCTGACCGAGCTGGCACGCTTGATGACGGCGTGTGAGCGGCGACAGCTCGACGATGGCTTCATTATTACCGAACAAGGTTGCTATCTGGGTATTGGCACCGGGCGGGAGTTTATCCGCACCATGACCGAGTTACAGCTCAACGCTGCACGTCATGCGAACCCACTCACCGGCTTGCCTGGTAATGTGCCGATACAAGAGGCGATGAGTCAGCTATTGGCAGAACAGGAAGACTTTACCGTCGTGTACGCTGATTTAGATTATTTCAAACCGTACAATGATATTTATGGCTATGCCCGTGGGGATGAGCTACTGAAATGCTTAGGGCAATTACTGCAAAATCACTTCGACCCGGCGTGCGATTTTGTTGGACATGTTGGCGGCGATGATTTTATTTTAGTCCTGCGTAGTAGTGACTGGCAGCAGCGCTGCGAACAATTGCTGGCAGAATTTCAGCAAGAGATTCGCCATTTTTTCAACCCCGACGATATCGCAGCGGGCAGTTATCTGGCGCCCAACCGGCAAGGCGAATTGCAACGTCACCCGCTGGTTTCGCTATCATTGGGCGCAGCGCAAATCATTGCCAAATGGTATGAATCCCACCATGAAGTCGCCAGTATCGCCAGTACGGCGAAAAGTATGGCTAAACGCGAAAATGGCAACGCGCTATTTATCGAACGTCGCCAGCAAAAACCCAATGACCTGCATACACTAGGCAGGTATAACGCCAAAGAGCAGAATCAAATTTCGCTTTAG
- a CDS encoding NAD+ synthase, whose translation MKIALAQINPIVGDLAGNTELILAAAREAHAAGADILLTPELALTGYPPEDLLLRPAFLQQCKQAIGRFIDEVDGITLIVGHPSGVAGDEVFNSASVICDGNLLGRYDKLLLPNNAVFDEVRYFTPGFAPLVFEQDGVQIGIAICEDIWDTEPAAAARDEGAELLLVLNASPFHQAKQETRREVARQRVEENGIPLVYCNLVGGQDELVFDGHSFALNKSGELVLQVPAYQNQIAYCEYIDGDIARSDVAADTPIVESIYGALVQGVKDYIGKNRFPGILLGLSGGIDSALTLAIAVDALGAERCHAVMMPSRYTADISVTDSRAMIDILGCKYSEIEIWPMYESMMAGLADEFAGREMDTTEENLQSRIRGMLLMSLSNKTGKLVLTTGNKSEMTTGYATLYGDMAGGFAVLKDVAKTMVYRLSNWRNEQAIANGQPAPIPERIITRPPSAELRPDQKDQDSLPEYEILDAILAAYVEENLSIADIIARGYAEADVNKVVRLLKINEYKRRQAPVGPRITERSFGKDWRMPITQRFTL comes from the coding sequence ATGAAAATCGCCCTCGCCCAGATCAACCCGATTGTTGGTGACCTTGCCGGTAATACCGAGCTGATTTTGGCTGCCGCCCGCGAAGCACATGCCGCTGGGGCCGATATTTTGCTGACCCCAGAGCTGGCGCTAACCGGCTACCCACCCGAAGATTTACTGCTGCGCCCAGCGTTTTTGCAGCAGTGCAAACAGGCGATCGGCCGCTTCATCGATGAAGTAGACGGCATTACCTTGATCGTCGGCCACCCGAGCGGCGTGGCGGGCGATGAAGTATTCAACTCAGCCAGTGTGATCTGCGACGGTAATCTGCTGGGACGCTACGATAAATTACTACTGCCCAATAATGCGGTGTTCGACGAAGTTCGCTACTTTACACCGGGCTTTGCGCCACTGGTGTTTGAGCAAGATGGCGTGCAAATCGGCATCGCGATTTGTGAAGACATCTGGGACACCGAGCCAGCCGCCGCCGCACGCGATGAAGGCGCAGAGCTGTTACTGGTACTGAACGCCTCGCCGTTCCATCAAGCCAAACAGGAAACGCGCCGCGAGGTGGCACGCCAGCGCGTTGAAGAAAATGGCATTCCACTGGTGTATTGCAACTTGGTTGGCGGGCAAGACGAGCTGGTGTTTGATGGCCATTCGTTTGCCTTAAACAAATCTGGCGAGTTGGTGCTGCAAGTGCCCGCCTACCAAAACCAAATCGCCTACTGTGAGTATATCGACGGAGACATTGCCCGATCTGACGTTGCAGCCGATACCCCAATAGTAGAAAGCATTTACGGCGCGCTGGTGCAAGGCGTGAAAGACTACATCGGCAAAAACCGCTTCCCCGGCATATTACTTGGCCTATCCGGCGGGATTGATTCGGCGCTGACTTTGGCGATTGCCGTGGATGCGCTCGGCGCCGAGCGTTGCCACGCGGTGATGATGCCCTCGCGCTACACCGCCGATATTTCGGTGACCGATTCGCGCGCAATGATCGACATTTTGGGCTGCAAATATTCCGAAATCGAAATTTGGCCGATGTATGAAAGCATGATGGCCGGCCTAGCTGATGAATTCGCGGGTCGTGAAATGGATACCACCGAAGAAAATCTGCAAAGCCGTATCCGGGGTATGCTCTTGATGTCCTTATCCAATAAGACCGGAAAATTGGTTTTGACGACAGGTAATAAGTCGGAAATGACGACGGGCTACGCGACGCTATACGGCGATATGGCGGGCGGCTTTGCGGTGCTGAAAGACGTGGCCAAAACCATGGTCTATCGCCTGTCGAACTGGCGCAACGAACAAGCCATTGCCAACGGCCAGCCTGCGCCAATCCCTGAGCGCATCATTACCCGCCCACCGTCGGCCGAGCTGCGCCCCGATCAGAAAGACCAAGACAGTCTGCCTGAATACGAGATACTCGACGCGATTTTGGCGGCCTATGTGGAAGAAAACCTCAGCATCGCCGACATCATCGCGCGTGGCTACGCCGAGGCCGATGTGAATAAAGTGGTGCGGCTACTGAAAATCAACGAATACAAACGTCGCCAAGCACCGGTGGGCCCGCGCATTACCGAGCGCTCATTTGGTAAAGACTGGCGCATGCCGATTACGCAGCGTTTTACGCTTTAA